The following coding sequences are from one Epinephelus moara isolate mb chromosome 7, YSFRI_EMoa_1.0, whole genome shotgun sequence window:
- the LOC126392598 gene encoding gastrin-releasing peptide receptor-like encodes MSLEDSLVITPDDSGSLVLNVSMREQLLYNIWLPGIGIAAVYGLIIIVGLVGNVTLMKTCLMVKSMRTVPNLFLSSLALGDVLLLVTCAPVDASRYLVDEWLFGRVGCKLIPFIQLTSVGVSVFTLTALSADRYKAIVRPLDSHRSSATLSICLRVGVIWLLSVTLAVPEAVFSDLHTFTTSHTNETFVTCAPYPHAGELHPKIHSTAFFLIFYIVPLFIISVYYCFIARCLIRSSVDIPAEGHLHLQKQIKSRKRLAKTVLVFVGLFAICWLPSHVIYLYRSYHYDQVDTSLGHFIASVCARILAFTNSCVNPFALFLMSKSFRKHFNQQLLCCTSPRRLYSVNSQSTNITSV; translated from the exons ATGTCTCTGGAGGACTCCCTGGTTATTACCCCAGATGACAGCGGGTCTCTGGTCCTGAATGTGTCCATGAGGGAGCAGCTCTTGTACAACATCTGGCTCCCCGGGATCGGCATCGCTGCTGTGTACGGGCTCATCATTATCGTGGGTCTGGTCGGAAATGTCACCTTAATGAAAACGTGTCTGATGGTGAAGTCCATGCGGACAGTGCCCAACTTGTTCCTGTCCAGTCTGGCTCTGGGGGACGTGCTGCTGCTGGTGACCTGCGCCCCGGTGGACGCCAGCCGGTACCTGGTGGACGAGTGGCTGTTCGGCCGCGTTGGATGCAAACTGATCCCGTTCATCCAGCTCACCTCGGTGGGAGTCTCCGTGTTCACCCTCACTGCTCTCTCCGCTGACCG GTACAAAGCCATAGTGAGACCTCTGGACAGCCACAGGTCCAGCGCTACTCTCAGCATCTGTTTACGAGTGGGGGTCATCTGGCTCCTCTCTGTGACTCTGGCTGTCCCCGAGGCCGTCTTCTCCGACCTGCACACCTTCACCACGAGCCACACCAATGAGACATTTGTGACCTGCGCGCCCTACCCCCACGCCGGGGAGCTGCACCCAAAAATCCACTCCACAGCCTTCTTTCTCATCTTCTACATCGTGCCGCTCTTCATCATATCCGTTTACTATTGCTTCATCGCTCGCTGTCTGATCAGGAGCTCTGTGGACATCCCTGCTGAAGGACACCTGCACCTCCAGAAACAG ATCAAGTCCAGAAAGCGTCTGGCCAAAACTGTGCTGGTGTTCGTCGGCTTGTTTGCCATCTGCTGGCTGCCCAGTCATGTGATCTACCTGTACCGCTCCTACCACTACGACCAGGTGGACACCTCGCTGGGCCACTTCATCGCCAGCGTGTGCGCTCGCATTCTGGCCTTCACCAACTCCTGCGTGAACCCGTTTGCCCTCTTCCTGATGAGCAAAAGCTTCAGGAAACACTtcaaccagcagctcctgtgctgCACTTCTCCCAGACGCCTGTACAGTGTTAACAGTCAGAGCACAAATATAACCTCCGTCTGA